The following nucleotide sequence is from Podospora bellae-mahoneyi strain CBS 112042 chromosome 1 map unlocalized CBS112042p_1, whole genome shotgun sequence.
TTTCTGCTCGGGGAAACAAGCAGGAAGTTCTCTGGCTTGGCGATGCGGAACATGATGGACTCGACCTTGAACTGGGAGCCGCGGGAGAAGACAGAGAAGAAATCCACTCCCAACAGCCTGGCCTGCTCGCTCGTTCGGGGGATCAGCTCGTTGGCCTCGAGGATCTCGATATTCATCCTTGTCCTCTTGAGATGATACCGCAGCACCTTGGCCAGATCCCTCGGCCGCCCACTTTTGTACCACTCCGTCAGGTCCTTCCACGAGAAATGCGGCATCCTCCGGTGCAGCAAGTGCCAGACCACGTTCTCCATGGTGTACTGCAGCAGGTTCAGCTCTCCCCGCATGGCCCTCCAAACATTGATCACGTGCCTCCCGGTAACGTGAATCGTAGACGTCGTGTTGAACCCCCAGCGATCAGCCTCCCTCCCTGACTTTCCAAACGAAGGTGACGAAGACTTCATCCGCGAGAACTCGTTGCAGAGATCATACCCGTACTGCCTgcccgccctctccaccacgTACCCCCACGAGCCACCATGGACTTCATACCCGGTCAAGATGTCAGGATCGTGCATCCTCACAATCTCCACAATCTTGTTCATGAGCTCGAGCTCGCTTTCTTCCGCCACCACGTCAACCTTGCTAGGCATTTGCTTACGGATCTGTTCCGCCAGGAGACCGTCTTCCGACAAGACAATGATCCCGCTCAGTGTGCCGTTCTCGGCTTGACTTCCTCCAAAGAGGACCTGCTCGTCAGATCGCATGCACCAAAAGAGGCACTGaatctcgtcctcttctGGGTTCGGCACCAGCTTCCCGCGGGTGTTGACGTGGATCTCTAGACTCATGGTGCTCATGTATTGAGCCTCATGCTGGACACTGGTTGATTTGGCCTTCTGGGAGTATCTGAACCCCTGTCTGTTTTTTGGTGTCGCGCCGATGATCTGCGACATAAGATTCGGGTTCGCGCTCTGTGTGCCGGTCAAAGGAGAGTGTTTATCCCCCGGCTTTTTGGAAGGCGTAgacctcttcttttgcttgccATCCCACCACTGGCTGACCTCTTGGAAGGCAGGCGGTGGCGTGGCGATTTCCCAGGTTCGTAAAGTGCATGCCATCCGCTGTTTTTTGTATGACAGCTCCAGTCCCGCCAAATCAGGACCTTGCTCCGGTTTGATGCCATATGTTGCGGGTGACTCGCCTTTGGGATCAAAGTCGGGAAGGTAAGGAAGGGTGTCGCTTCCCAAACGGTACTCTTTGCCTGCGTACTCTCGTGGCCGCCGAGGGACATCTTCGTCTTGACTGTAGAAAGCATCTCGGTAGATGACGTCTGGTAGTCCGTAGGTCTGCATGGTGGACAACACCTCTTGGGCTGTTGGCGGTTGGCTGTGGAGAACAAACATGGTTGTTGGACCATCCCAACGGTACTTTGGCTTTCCAGACAGACTCACTGCCTTTGGGGTGACCGGAGAGTCTTCTGAGCTTGTGACGGCTGGACTCTTATCCTGCTCTGACTGAGGTCGCCTGGTGGACATGGAAAAGTCAAAGGTTACATGCTTCTTTGGTGTCTCATTGTCGCTCTGCTGTGAGCCATGTAGCTGACTGAGTCTCAGCTGAGTATGTGGGTTCTGAGGATCCTTTACCACAGGAAAGCTCAGAGCCGGGTGCTTGCCTTGCTTCTGCGGGTTTCCCTTTATAGCAGGTTTTGGCTGTGAGGATTGAGCCTGTCCTGTCACAGGTGGCCTGTCGCTGGCTTCTGTGACCGAGAATGGCTTAGCACCAAGACCAGGTTTCTCGAGGACGCCCGCATCGCTTTCCGATTGTCTGAGCCTTGGCCTCTTTGGTGGACGGCTGTCTGGCTGTGTTGATGAAGGACGTTTTTTATCTTCTCTCGGTGCTCCAGGAGGCAACCCATCCTCCATCAATACTAACCCCAGCCTTTGAGCCTCACTAAAGATACCCTTGGGTATCGGGATGTTGGGCCGCCTGCCAATACGCTTGCCGCTGACAGCAGTACCACCACCGATTTCGTTGACTGTGCGTTGCAGGTTTGCGATCTCTTCGGTTTCTTTCAAGTCTGGTGCTATTTGGGCCTTGGAACCAGCGCAGACAGTTGAATCAGCTGGCTCCGTCGCCTGGTCTCctttcttggccttgttctCTTCCGAGTCCTCCGGAAAGAGCTGCCGTGCCTCTTCACCCATTCCGAGTTCCAGAATCTTTTCCTCATCGATTTCAATGTTCCTCACAACGTCCGGATTCTCCTGTATTAATCTGTCTTCGAGACCCAAGGCACGAAGCAGGTTCTCCGGAAACATATCCTCGACGGACTGTAGAGTTGTCGGAATGGTGTCCTCCAAAGGGAGCGCCTGGACATAGTTGGAGAATGTGAGCTCTCTGTAGTCCTCATCGCCGACCTCAGCTTCAATGAGTTGCTGAAGCTGCTTGCGATACTCTGCCTCCTGGATCCAACCAGGTGGTGAAGTATGGCGTGGGTTGGCTGACATAGAGACCAGGGCCTCAGGGGGAAACGGACTGCTGCCGTCACTCGAATCTCCTGATAGCTTTTTCCTCCGCTTCGTCTCATCCTTCCACAGCCCAGCCATGCTGTGAACAAGCTTGATGTCGGCCGGTAAGGGTTGTTCTCGCTCGATGAAATCATGGTGAAGCGGCCGTTCTTTCACTTCCCGGCGATTGAGAATATCTTGCACGCATATGTCCACTTCGATCTCGCAATGGCTTGAACGAGGCAGCTCAAAGTCGTCTGTGATGAACTGTGGTGGGATTGTGTTGCTGTCCCATATTCGCGGAGCATCTTCCGGGCCGGCAGGGCCCGGAATGGGAGACCGAAACCGTACGTTGCCGACCTCGATGTAGTCGCAGCCGTACAGATTGTAGTCGGTCATAAACTGGAGGAGGAACTGAAGGTGAGCTTCATAAGGCTGGAACTTGCGGTTCATGATCGACCCCTGCTGGAGCAGGTCGGCCAGCCTGGTCATGACCAGGGGGTTGAGCATGTAGAGCTTGAGGTAGAATCGGTACCCCACATGGAAGCCGTAAAATGGAACTCCTTTGACAAGCGTGATTCGAGCAACGAAACGCGGCCGGTCCCGATCTCGATCTCTTCTATAGCTGACAGCCAGAGCTTGGTCAATGGACGCATGGAGCTTGAGGATGAATTCAGACACTACAGCTGTGTCAGATGGGCCATCTTGAGCATTTAATAAATGGCAGGCAGCCTTACCCAGCTTCTTCTCTAATGGCCCACGGTACTCAACATACAGATAAGGGAACGCGCCGTGAATATGAGCGCAGACCTTCTGCCCTGTCTCAGTCGACCCGAAAACGCGAACGACGGGAAGCTTGGGTTCCTTCGCCGCCTGAGAGGCGCGATAGTCCTTTCGTAATTGGGGATCATATCGCGTGGGCGTGGCTTGGTAATGATCGATACAGTTGAGGCGGACGCGGAACGACTCCATCTTCTCGCCGCTCGCTTCCACTGGTGAGGCCGCTGAGGTGGGCAGTGAATGCTCTGGGAGGCGCACAAGTCGAAATACCCAGGTAAGAATGGATCAAGAAGCATTTTTCGGCAAGGGCTCACGCCGATGGGGCCATGGGGGAAACTCGGGATGTCGATTCTTCCAGAGCTCGGATGCGCCCACGGGCAGCATTTCGTTCATGTTTCTTTTACCCGCCGAAGAGGCACAACGCGTTTCAACGCAGGTGTCGCGCCGCTGAGTGGAACGTCAGGTTCGCCAAAACACGTGGGGACTCCAGTGGCGGACAAAGGCTAAGtgaaagggttagggttgctCGCGAGCTTCACTTCTTGCCCCCCCGGACCACGCAAGAGGGAATATTTCATGGGCAAGAAAGCTCAACGGCCGGCCATATGTCGAAGTTTTGGGTGAGTTGACGAACAAGTGATCTACCGAACAGTTTAGAAGATCCCCATCGATTTATACAGCCCGAGCTCCCCTGCCCAGGCTCGGGTCTTGGCATCGAAGCTTGGCCTCGTCGCATTTGATATTCGCGGTCTTCACGGCGGTCCTCAGCTCTCCCAAAATTTCCATCCCTCAACATCATACACCCTCACGTCAAaatgccaccaccaaaccgCCCAGAACAACAGCCTCCCACAACCGGTGCCAACGCCGCGCCCACGGGCTCTTCAGACAACCACCACGCCGCCGGCGTCGCCCGAAAAGAAGACAACATCTACATCCCCTCCTACATCTCCAAACAACCCTTCTACGTCTCCGGCCTCGACGACCAAGATGACTCCCTCCAGCATCAGCGCCGCGCAACAGCCAAAGACCACGAAGAAGCTGCCCAGCGCGCTCTCCTCGACTCCAAAGGCCGCAAAGCTGCACCGGCGCGAACCAAGTGGGTCAAAGGCTCCTGCGAAAACTGCGGTGCCATGGGccacaagaaaaaagactgTCTCGAAAAACCACGAAAGGTTGGCGCGAAGTTTACGGGGAAGGATATCCAAGCTGATGATCGAAATCTCAAAGACGTGAAGCTCGGGTACGAAGCAAAGCGCGATGTCTGGGCTGGGTACGACCCCAAGCAGTACAAGGAGGTGCTGGACGAGTACAACATGATTGAGGAGGCGCGGAGGAAGCTGGTGGCTGAGACCTCGAATGGCGAGGATAAGAAGTCGTCAGAGGAGGAAAACGGAGGGGAGGATGCATACGAAAAGGGATTCAAGTATGCGGA
It contains:
- the REV3 gene encoding DNA polymerase zeta (COG:L; EggNog:ENOG503NW07; BUSCO:EOG092602FH) is translated as MESFRVRLNCIDHYQATPTRYDPQLRKDYRASQAAKEPKLPVVRVFGSTETGQKVCAHIHGAFPYLYVEYRGPLEKKLVSEFILKLHASIDQALAVSYRRDRDRDRPRFVARITLVKGVPFYGFHVGYRFYLKLYMLNPLVMTRLADLLQQGSIMNRKFQPYEAHLQFLLQFMTDYNLYGCDYIEVGNVRFRSPIPGPAGPEDAPRIWDSNTIPPQFITDDFELPRSSHCEIEVDICVQDILNRREVKERPLHHDFIEREQPLPADIKLVHSMAGLWKDETKRRKKLSGDSSDGSSPFPPEALVSMSANPRHTSPPGWIQEAEYRKQLQQLIEAEVGDEDYRELTFSNYVQALPLEDTIPTTLQSVEDMFPENLLRALGLEDRLIQENPDVVRNIEIDEEKILELGMGEEARQLFPEDSEENKAKKGDQATEPADSTVCAGSKAQIAPDLKETEEIANLQRTVNEIGGGTAVSGKRIGRRPNIPIPKGIFSEAQRLGLVLMEDGLPPGAPREDKKRPSSTQPDSRPPKRPRLRQSESDAGVLEKPGLGAKPFSVTEASDRPPVTGQAQSSQPKPAIKGNPQKQGKHPALSFPVVKDPQNPHTQLRLSQLHGSQQSDNETPKKHVTFDFSMSTRRPQSEQDKSPAVTSSEDSPVTPKAVSLSGKPKYRWDGPTTMFVLHSQPPTAQEVLSTMQTYGLPDVIYRDAFYSQDEDVPRRPREYAGKEYRLGSDTLPYLPDFDPKGESPATYGIKPEQGPDLAGLELSYKKQRMACTLRTWEIATPPPAFQEVSQWWDGKQKKRSTPSKKPGDKHSPLTGTQSANPNLMSQIIGATPKNRQGFRYSQKAKSTSVQHEAQYMSTMSLEIHVNTRGKLVPNPEEDEIQCLFWCMRSDEQVLFGGSQAENGTLSGIIVLSEDGLLAEQIRKQMPSKVDVVAEESELELMNKIVEIVRMHDPDILTGYEVHGGSWGYVVERAGRQYGYDLCNEFSRMKSSSPSFGKSGREADRWGFNTTSTIHVTGRHVINVWRAMRGELNLLQYTMENVVWHLLHRRMPHFSWKDLTEWYKSGRPRDLAKVLRYHLKRTRMNIEILEANELIPRTSEQARLLGVDFFSVFSRGSQFKVESIMFRIAKPENFLLVSPSRKQVGAQNALECLPLVMEPLSSFYTSPVLVLDFQSLYPSVMIAYNYCYSTCLGRIVNWRGTNKMGFTEYKRREGLLKLLEPHINIAPNGLMYTKPTIRKSLLAKMLTEILETRVMVKSGMKQDKDDKTLQQLLNNRQLALKLLANVTYGYTSASFSGRMPCSEIADSIVQTGRETLERAIAYIHSVDRWKAEVVYGDTDSLFVHLPGRTREQAFALGREMAEEITDVNPRPVKLKFEKVYQPCVLLAKKRYVGYKYEHPGQEAPEFDAKGIETVRRDGTPAEQMIEEKALRILFETADLSKVKAYFQTQCSKIMKGSVSVQDFCFAREVKLGSYSAKGPGPAGALIAGKKMSEDARAEPQYGERVPYVVVTGAPGARLIDRCVAPEELLERGVTEGLELDAEYYIGKNLIPPLERIFNLVGANVRAWYEEVPKVQMVKKGQQQRAVSDGENVGAKAKKTLEHFLASRTCLACGVKRAPAPPAPAFAEEVDEEEKMPLCERCKEDELGTMVVLQGRLNSQRKGYNDLVKICQSCVGLGSWDGGDQEVKCDSKDCPVFYSRVRQRAKVQGEGVVLEGVIRGLGEKVAKGSTGLDW